Proteins from a genomic interval of Trifolium pratense cultivar HEN17-A07 linkage group LG6, ARS_RC_1.1, whole genome shotgun sequence:
- the LOC123890186 gene encoding uncharacterized protein LOC123890186: protein MESSKGKDSNERFPLSGVVADCVKRWFKDTLREAKAGDVNMQILVGQMYYSGYGIPKDAQKGKLWLTKASRLRSQVWKVGDKRPGYNASDSDSDESNEDS, encoded by the exons ATGGAGAGCAGCAAAGGGAAAGATAGCAACGAGCGTTTTCCTCTTTCTGGGGTGGTGGCAGATTGTGTGAAGCGTTGGTTTAAAGATACTTTAAGGGAGGCTAAAGCTGGTGATGTTAATATGCAGATTTTGGTTGGTCAGATGTATTATAGTGGCTATGGTATTCCTAAAGATGCTCAAAAG GGAAAACTTTGGCTAACGAAAGCCTCGAGGCTTAGATCTCAAGTTTGGAAAGTTGGAGATAAGCGTCCAG GTTATAATGCAAGTGATTCTGACTCTGATGAATCAAATGAGGATTCTTAA